The DNA window gctttttacagttttagTTCTATCTATAAAAGTAACCAATATTAACTCAAACGgcaacatttcttttaaaattacaaattggAGGGGGGAGGGCACCAACCCGACAACCAGTTaaccaattcatctgaaattttttgtcaaatttgctcTCAATGCTTTgatttcagagttataagccaaaatctacattttccctctatgttctatttttagccatggcagccatctttgTTGATCGGCTGGGTCATTGTAGACAcgtttaaactagataccttaATTATGATTGTGGCAAAGATTAGTTTAATTtaacccagtagtttcagaggagaagatttttgtataaggttacaaaaatttacgaaaattgaaataaagggctgcgctttatcgcatgatacgcccgttgctcttttaacttatCATTtgtgctttaaatgaatttatatgatcaactagaaatagtgtgagccctgtcgAATGgtaaatacccccccccccccccccaaaaaaaaaaatgggcaCTTTTAAGGCTTCCTCAAATTTAACTAGGATGTTACATCAATATATTCACTAAAGTTTCACCAAAGTTGcataaaatccccctttttaagtataaaaattcattacttaagaaaacgtaaaatctaaaatttataaaaatggaaagggagcttatgtcaatagatataaacaatttatcaaagttgcataaaaattttgtgaaagtgttaaTTATTGTCCCGAAATTGGAaaattcccccttttttaagcataaaaatacATTACACGGAAATggaaaatctgaaatttataaaaattgaaagggagcttacatcaatagatataaacaattcaccaaagtttcatggacattagTGAAaacctttttgagttattgtccgaagtgttaaaaatccccctttttataaataaagccccataaatccaaaactttatatctgaaatttatgaaatttgaaagGGAGCTTTCGtcaataaatacaaacaattcactaaagtttcatggaaattggtgaaagtgttgttgagttattgtccgaagtgtggatgacggacggacagactgacggacggacagactgacggacggacagcAGTTTACCATAATATGTCCCGTCTAAAAGTcgggcgtataaaaatgactataaagggcaataactccttacgaggtcaactgaccatttcagtcatcctgacttatttgtagatcttactttgctgaacattattgctgtttacagattatctctatttataataactttcaagataataagaaaaaaaacagaaaaatttcctaaaaattaccaattcagaggccgcaacctaacaaccggttgtccaattcatctgaaaatttcagggcaaatatcTCTTGATATTGCAGCAATGCAGTGTATTAAATGTCACAAATTATGTCCggcaaatgtttttaaaatggacagacaacatatatattataagtatatcACTATCTttggaatacattttttttctatctcaTGAACGAAGATTTTTAAAGAGAGGAAATtactcatttttaaaaattacatccaGATTAGTTTGAGCCTTTGAGCATGCACTTTTTAATTGCTGGCATATGTAATATGATATAATTACTCTCAATACATCTAAAAATAGTTGTTTTCATTAGAAAGGActattttatcatgaaaatattcatatgaaatatttatttacaaatagaacctaaaaaagggggagtttcaGGGTAAATTACAATGACTAATATTCCTCTATTGGCAACTTTCTGCAACATTTCCCCAAGATTTTTTTTGCAGCATTTAGTTGACAAAACAtccataatttcttattttatagtCCTTTATGTCAGGATTTCTGCGTTTTCTGTAAAATCAGgtgttaaaatgacaaaaatcgGCTAAATTCATGCCGATTTTTGTGATAAGTGGACCATCTGATGTACCAAATAACTGTTTTTATTCGAAAAATTTGTAAGTTGGcagtttaaatgatttaaatcttCTCTTATGTccatgaaaataacaaaaaatgatatGCCTTATCCCAATTTTACCATAAAATACAATGTTAGCCATTTCTCCTTGCTATactcatatatacatatgatgTCACATGGTTTCCATGGCAACCAGactattcagattttttttattaatttttttttaattagactGTTAGTTTGGActatttcaacttaaaaaaaagtaatcgaaaaaaaataatctggccaaaatttttcatatttggtcTATTGTTACAGAGAATTGATGTTATATGTTCTGATGATTTACAGAACTTATTTATGACTCGTTTCTGTGTGAAATGTAATTCCTTTGGGCTTTTATGTCAGAACTATACCTTCACCTCCCTTATGGTAAGCATTCGTTGCTGTATATGATTTTGTAGATGTGTTTATTGGTCTTTACAGTTCCTCGTTTGAAATGTTCTACATTTAGATTTAAGGTCCTCACGGTATTGGTTTCCTCATTATTGATAGTATTACGGGTATTCCTAGTTATTAACTTTTAgtggttgtctcattggcaatcttactccatcatatcaaaataaaatgctgaatttgaaatacaaatgtagGCTCATTCTTtccaataaaagaaaatgattataTTTCGGGTTTAAGATACGTAAAAAAATACGCATCGACTTGAATTTCATACAACTTACAAATGTGTTAATCATTAAGAAACACATTTGAATTGTGAATAAATCTACATAAATGCCAGTAATGTAATAATAGtttttaatcaaaatcaatattCTATCATAGTAACTCCCTATATCAGTACGTACTTATATATACAGTTGTCGAAACATAAACATAATTAGATACCGTCTGAGGTTAAGACAgatgtattttttatatgtttatacttATGTGGTTTAACAGGGAagataaaatgaaaaagtatccatgaattgtatttatttatctgtttctaaataaaatagtgTTTACACTAACAGGGATACACTAAGATCAGTATGTTTTTACAAGTCCGGAATTGTTACTCAattatcaaattaattaaatcGAAAGTCAAACGCCTGATCTTGAATGGCAACATAAGCAAAATCATGAAATCCTGTATCGACAAAACTAGATTGGTTCCCATGAATATCAACAAATCCACAGTATCAGCATTTGTGTTATAAATCTTTAGTTTGCTGAAATTTTACAGATGTGAACACCAGTtctgttttttcttttctttcaagcATACATGCattgagttttttttctaatagcgTGAAGTTCCTTTTCACCATTCAATGCATATGCTGATTCCTGTTCATAATGTCTGCTGTACTTTATGACGAGCTTGGTTCTGTTGTTGACCTACAGAGCAATTCCTTCAAACTATCTCGGAACTGCTTTGACATTCCCACATATACCAATAtatttagcaaaaatgaaataacaagtACCACATTTCCAAACTGTATCCCATCTTCTGTTGAAAACCAGTTTGGTACTGCAGGTAAAAACGCATCAAGGAAAATGCCCAATGTTGTCGGAAATTCTCCCAGGACAAATATAAGCATTACTAGGACAAGCATAACCgttgttttctttttgcttCGCTGGTCAGATGACCTTCCGGAAACCATCTTTCTTCTGTTTACAGTAAGCACACATGCAATCATAGAAAAAGTCACAACAAATGCTGGCATGAGATGTAGTGTGAACAACCGAATTAACCAAATTATGTCTGGAATTTCATCCATAATATCTTTGTTGATGATATAAGGGGCTTTGCAATACAAGACCGAGCCATTTTCATCTGACCTTTTTACCTCACCTTCTATATTACGAACTAAAAGAAAAGGAATTTGCACGCTTGTAACAAATACAAACGATACAACTGAAAATAATACCGTGGTTTTCTGTCCGCATATACGTGGTCCTGAGAATGGGAAAAGACAAATCACACATCTTTGACAAGCAAGATACGTTGTTGTTAGAATCGATGAAGAATGGAAAATAAATGCAAACGACTCAGCTACATGGTTAATATAGCAACCACTGACACTTAGAAGATGTCCTGCGACGTAAGTTGAAATGGTATAAATTGTGCTGAACAATATCGTAGCGGTATCATAGAATGCAATGACAGAAAGAATAATCGAAACGGGGGATCTGTTTTTTGGCGACAACCAAGCTACTACTACAATAATGTTTGTGCTTAAAACTGCAACTAACAGCACAGGTTTTATGATAAGAACATATAGTGATTCTCCAATTAACGGATACATTTCTGCTTTTGAAAGCCTGCAAGTAAAACATAATTAACTTTACGCCAacttaaaatctataaaataattattatcacTTTTATGAtatctttaatatttgttgCTTTTGTTGAGGTTTTTGTCatgtaaattacaaattttgattgcaGTCTTAAGACAAGTAACGAAAGACACAACACAGCTAAATATGTTATCTTGGTATTTAAAAGGCTACATTTGATACGAAATTGTAGACCATTTAAACCTAAATGATTGAACAGTTTGGCCAAATATCTTTCtaattaatatttatgtttttcttttaaaaaaaatgacttcatTGTCAGATAATTCCCTTGGTAAGGTTAACATAAATGGTAAAAGAGTAATAGACCACTTGCGAATTCGTCCGTCACAGGGAAAACTCGTCAATAAGCCGCGCGTTTGTGACGTCATTCACCAGATACAGGGAATCGCCTGTATCTCTGCACTATTAACGTTCGTCAAGCATTTTAGTGATCATCATTGTGCAAGATAAaactagaaatatttttttgttttgtaattacttaatcacaattccctaatgCTAGCActgctgattgtcaattatgagaatttagtttgccaaataaattgagcaatatagtattataattttccaaccactcgaTCAACATTCTAACGGAGCGACGATGCAACTAAACGCACGAATGATggtcactaaaaccagagtttttgacgtaaatgcatcgaactcgaaattTTTCTACTGCTCTTTGATTAGTTTTAAATGTTGACGTCATATCGAGGTATTACAGATATAGTGTATAACTATCTCTATATGTGTGTACATTTTGgtggtttagaaaaaaaactgtataGATGAAAAACGACTGATTTGTTGAATAGATATGTGTTAAAAGTTATAATATTTAACCCAAagtatttcatgaaatttgaatatataaactcAGAATTTAATTACTGATTAGACAATTATTACAGTGTCAAGTACAGGTTATAAACATAGTTGAGATTTAAATATCATAAACAGAATTTAAATTGTGATTACATTGACAGATTGGTAGCTTTATCTGCAAAATATTTGCATTTCGACATTGTATGTTTGTccgttttgtatttgttaaaattatgaTAGATAAACAAATGAAGGCAAAACATTGAACAGCTTTTAAGAagcgaaaaaaatattaagggTTTAATTATtcgttcaaataaaaaaaaaatgaattcgaAAATTGttgtatataaaatttcaaagaccTCACGGTTTGTTTGGAAAACTTCGGAAATTTCCCGGAAAAATATTAAATCGACAATATGCTACACTACTAACCATTGATTTGATATGTTTTGCGGTTTGTCATCATTTACTCTACCAtaattcatgaaatttaaaaaacactCACCTTTAAAACTAAAAACAGCTTGGTGTTCAACCGTTAGTTATCAGTTGCTGAAGACTTTTATACCAATTTGGTCTGAGGTGGAAAGCATTGAAATGCAAATGAATACTATAGTGTTGGTTGTAAATCTGTCGATGAAAAGCTGATTGTTCATTACGTTTTATGTCCATCAAAGGCatgaaatcaacaaaattaCAACGTAAAATATCTTTGATATAATTTGATGGTAATGTCTTTCTCTATAATcagtaaaaattgaaattacgtttttttttcaataactcCACAATTTTTGTAATGAATGTAGTTTTAAAGGCCaatgttataaattatattgaacaccaatgtatacatttttttatcttaatgtATTCTCATGCTTATTTCTTTGTCCGTGATTACTGAGGGTAAAAATTCCTTCTTTTCTAATTTCATAATCGCACAATCAGCATACTTTCTTTATATAGGTCATATATAAAAAGAACTGCAACGTTGATGGATCACATTACATTCCTCTATGTTcggattttttcattttattattggTAAACTCAGTAGATAAAAGTTAAGTATGCTTCAGCttaagttttgaaaaacaaaaacaagcgTTATTATTGCAAACAAGAAAGTCAACGGTGCTTTTTAAGATATCAATTACCATCTATGAATAAAAGTACaatacaaatttttattatgtaattgaATTTACCCATAACTTAACCTTCATGATAAAAATTTTTTGAATTCTAAGgaaattttaacaatattagaacaacaaaactaatgtaaaatatttagtcACTAAGAGCACACTTAGATTAACTACTGTATCAGGTATGTGACATGAAAGACTTTGCATTTACTAATTATTAAAAGTTATATTGTGTTATTCAACAGTTATACGTGCTACGGTATTGGTAttgctttataaaaacaaaaaatctattttcttttatttatatcaagaGATCCCTGTAATAACTTATGTGTTATTAATCCAAACAAGATTGATCTAAGATGGGTACGacctattttaatattttgttcaaatctCCAAATCTGCCGCCTTTTCAGTTAATTACCCAATTCATGTactttgtgatttttttattgtattttgtatttacccgtttttgtttattttaatgagaACTTGTTTTGTAcgttatatctttttttctaaattgaacAGAAATTATGTTTCTAACATGTAACATGATCTTACCAACTTATTTTTTGCATCTCTTAGGACTGAATGAAAGACAATACATGATGATATAAAACACCTCTATCGTGTAAATTGTGAGTTTAACCAGCATggataatgtatatataaaagacTGCAGAAAACAATAGCTCATTTCATTGACTTAAAAGGGGAAAAGTAAATCGTCAGCCGAATAGAAAAGAAAGGTCGCctactatttaaaaaataaaatacaaaaagacaactatagtataccggtgttcaagtGTCATGcataaatagaaaagaaaacaaattctggttacaaactaaaactgagattAACACACCAAACTTTAAAAGGGGAAAAAAGAATATCAGGAAGACTAAAGTGCATCAAAAACAAACTtcaacatacattgtacatagaaACTAACTATTTGAAAAACACGTACAGTATTACTGATATGGTACATGACATTCAAGAAAAAAGACTAATTTTACCGACAACTCGACAGGCCAAAGATGAAGGGCAATATTGTTTTGATTCAAGAAGGTTTGTGTTCAAATTTGTTTTCCGAGATATATCTCAAAATATAGATCGGAGAAAAGAATATTGTTGTCATGTCTGCTCCCGTATACAAGTTATATAATGTATGGTGTTTTCTCTTAAGATCgccaaaaatatgtaaatttattgACATGCATCAATCAGCACATTGAAACCTTGCAATGTGTAAATCAATTTTTTCGAGCCTTACTTCAATCAGCTATGCAGAATTTCAATGTGTTTGCATATGTCTtaaaactatttgccactgtGAGATGAAATTGAAACGAAATCAATCTGGCTAAGCATATTGCAATGTGTATGACCTGTTTTTTTTAAGGCAGTCATGTTAACGAGGTTGATACACTTTTGACATTCGGTTCTGTATTTCATGTTCACAAACAAAACGTGATTTGTCAGcataagtaaaattttcaacagcAATGTTTAAAACTTGTACACGTTGTTAAAAACCAAATCAGAAGACCAAAGATATACGGTTATATAGATATGAGAAGatgtgcaaatgagacaactctccatccaagtcacaattcgTAAAAGGAAAATAAGTATAGGTCTTCAACACGATACCCATCtcatcaccccaagtttttgtaGGGATTCGTGTTTCTTATTCTGTAGTTTCTATGTTATGTGTTGTATACtatgatttgtattttcttGTTTAGCCATGgggttgttagtttattttccatTAATGAGTTTGGATGTCCCTCTGGTACTTTTCTATCTCCTTCATATAAAGTATGCATCATCATAAATCTGTAGCTGCTGTAGCCTGCTATCTTTTCATATCTTTCTTatggtcggttgaaaacaaaacgttacgacaaacgagatgatttcagatttccaattgtgaactttccatttctaagtagcaacattccagctgcacctgcatacggggtatatatctcccaattgatacgatattcccgtgcttgcatttcctatcagaattttcttgatagacggttgctgcttacaaggaagctattaaaccaagagttcaaatggtgaagttgaaataatcccttcgttaattttacggacgccaacACGAGTTGGTTGGCCGTTATGGAATATGTTCATCACGTCGTTACTactatccccttccctttcatgaatgtgacctaccgaattagactatttaccagatttgtaacCACATAATCAACAGGACGGGTGCCACATTTGGAGGAGGATCtatttacccttccggagcacctgagatcacccctagtttgtggtggggttcatgttgtttattctttagtttcctatgttgtgtcatgtgtactattttttatctgtttgtctttttcatttttagccatagcgttgtcagtttgttttagaattatgagtttgactgtccctttggtatctttcgtctctctctTTTCACATTAGGACACGATATTTCTCGTATCACACTACATGTAGTACACGAAGTAAGATAAAAGAATATGAAACGAAAAAGATCGTTCATTGATTGGCTTATCAGTCTAAAGAAAcgatattgttatatttcaaTCGGGGTTTTATTAGGCCACGATTGATGTTCaaagttaaaaacaatatacgttTCCTTCATGTTAACTGATATATATGATTTCTCTGATAATATACAAAGGATTATAGttccttgttttcaaaattccaatagggcacatactttatataattgtatcaatcaaccattttttttacacatttcggCCATTGGCCTTCTTCGGTTCTTTGTTTTTCCTCTGAACTACATGGCTGacattacatttgtatttctttttcaattattGAAAAGATGTTATAGATAAATGTTCTTGAAAACGTCATGACATCACAAAACAATCACATGACGTCATAATACTTTTGTATGAATGAAAGTTAAATTATGAAAGCTTTGATAAAGTCATTCCTTTTTAACGTTAATTCAAAATGGTCTAATTGTATTTAGTTTTTGCATCCACTAAGCCTCAATATATGTCCTGTAATTTGCAAATTTATCGTAagggagtaggtccagtaagatccctttttggccccaaaatataacagttttacaaaattgttagaATGTAAAGTGTTAGTTATTTTTGGGAAAGTataatgcttctgctacataaaggTGGGCTGTTTGGACAATACAATGCTATCATATCGGGTAccagcatcattaagtcatgctgaattactgaaatcttcacaattgtagcatttcagttaaatttttttcttaaatgaaagtactagcattcgtgttcattcttgatattaaaatataagttgtattttattgataatacataacatatataaaggtttgagatgaaaaaaacatctgaaaagtgacatttttcggcacatttgatagatttttcatatttacgcttgaatcggagcgtttttaatgacttaatatCAGTTAAGATCGgtcacaaaaactaattgaatcaactgaaatagaccctaaattgtttaaaaagtgttcaaaatctttcgttagatgaacctgttatatatatatttaaggcCAAAAccagtccttaccggacctactcctttgttgcAGAACCTGACTGTGATTTCCTCTTTACAATGACCCCCTTGATTAAAATGTTCCGACACAATTGTATCTCTTTCATGTCTGATATCCCTGAAGATGACCTTTTATTCTTTCGTTGAGTAATCTTTCTGTTTCTCCAACATTGACATAGTGGTTACATTATTCACAGTGAAGTCCAAGATTCACTAGTTTTGAGGTTGAATGTTATATCTCCGAGTATAATTCTTTCTTCATTTCTTTCAATATCGCAAACTTCACATTCttctttacatgttttatttctgCTGTAGTTGGTAATTTTTTGGTGATCTTATTGAGTTTTCAATGTACAATTATGTCTGCTAAGTTTCTATCTCTTCAATAAGCTACCAGTGCTGGttctgaaaatatttcattcatcaAGTTACAgttatgtaaaatattaattctttttttcacaatGTCATGAATATCAGGTAGTAAATCGGTTAAGGTTACAATAAGAAGTATGCGttctgatattttttaatttaatttttctctgTAATAACTCTTTTCTATTTAGATTGTCTGCTCCTTTTAgttggttttaaaaataaattttccaaaGTAGCCTCTTTTTCGCAGTTGTAATTTTAATTCTAGTCTATTTTTTTGATAAGTCATCTTCATTTTCACAAATTCTTCTTAATAGTAATGCTAAACCAAATGGAATTGCCCTTTTCACATTTTTTGGATGGCTTGATTTGCTGTGAACATAGATATATTGATCAGTTGGCTTTGTATAAAGGTCTGTCATTAGtataccatttttttattttcacaaggGTATCTAAGAATTCAATCAGATTGCTGTTGTACCTAAGTATcacttttattttgtcatttattgaGTTTGCAAAGTCCATAAATTCTCTTAGTTTTTGTTCACCATGAGTCCAAATTTCAAAAACCATCATCAATGATCCGTTTATAAAACAATggtttttctttgaattttgcGAGTGCTTTGTCCCATCGGCTCATATAAGAACATGCAAAAAACATTCCTAGTTTTGACCCTATAGCCACACCTTCATTTTGCAGACAATCTCTGTCAATCAATCTGAAATTATTCCCcacttaaactttttttatcatttctaggATATTATTGGTtggtatttctttattttatctgGTGTCAAAAGCTTTTTTTACATGCTTTTATTCCTTCTTCTCTAGGAATAGATGGGTA is part of the Mytilus trossulus isolate FHL-02 unplaced genomic scaffold, PNRI_Mtr1.1.1.hap1 h1tg000085l___fragment_1__unscaffolded, whole genome shotgun sequence genome and encodes:
- the LOC134699865 gene encoding sex peptide receptor-like; translation: MYPLIGESLYVLIIKPVLLVAVLSTNIIVVVAWLSPKNRSPVSIILSVIAFYDTATILFSTIYTISTYVAGHLLSVSGCYINHVAESFAFIFHSSSILTTTYLACQRCVICLFPFSGPRICGQKTTVLFSVVSFVFVTSVQIPFLLVRNIEGEVKRSDENGSVLYCKAPYIINKDIMDEIPDIIWLIRLFTLHLMPAFVVTFSMIACVLTVNRRKMVSGRSSDQRSKKKTTVMLVLVMLIFVLGEFPTTLGIFLDAFLPAVPNWFSTEDGIQFGNVVLVISFLLNILVYVGMSKQFRDSLKELLCRSTTEPSSS